One genomic region from Balaenoptera acutorostrata chromosome 1, mBalAcu1.1, whole genome shotgun sequence encodes:
- the A3GALT2 gene encoding alpha-1,3-galactosyltransferase 2, whose translation MGVCPLARMSLLRDNFTGPLHPCAWPKVLTCTCWRAPIIWDGTFDPDVAQQEAVQQNLTIGLTVFAVGRYLEKYLARFLETAEQHFMVGQRVVYYVFTEGPVAVPRVRLGPGRRLRVERVARERPWQNVSMARMRTLHAALGGRLGREARFVLCMDVDQHFSGTFGPEALAGSVAQMHAWHYRWRRRMLPFERDARSAAALGRGEGDFYHAAVFGGSVAALRQLTAYCVRALEVRWHDESHLNKFFWLHKPAKLLSPEFCWSPDISRRAEIRRPQLI comes from the exons ATGGGTGTCTGCCCTTTGGCCAGAATGTCCCTGCTGAGAGACAACTTCACAGGTCCCCTGCATCCTTG CGCCTGGCCTAAAGTCCTGACCTGTACCTGCTGGAGGGCCCCCATTATTTGGGATGGCACCTTCGACCCAGATGTGGCCCAGCAAGAGGCTGTACAGCAGAACCTCACCATTGGTCTGACTGTCTTTGCTGTAGGCAG ATACCTGGAGAAGTACCTGGCGCGCTTCCTGGAGACGGCCGAGCAGCACTTCATGGTGGGCCAGCGCGTGGTGTACTATGTGTTCACCGAGGGCCCGGTCGCCGTGCCCCGCGTGCGGCTGGGCCCGGGCCGCCGGCTGCGCGTGGAGCGCGTGGCGCGCGAGCGGCCCTGGCAGAACGTGTCCATGGCGCGCATGCGCACGCTGCACGCAGCGCTGGGCGGGCGGCTGGGGCGCGAGGCACGCTTCGTGCTCTGCATGGACGTGGACCAGCACTTCAGCGGGACTTTCGGGCCCGAGGCGCTGGCCGGGTCGGTGGCGCAGATGCACGCCTGGCACTACCGTTGGCGGAGGCGGATGCTGCCCTTCGAGCGGGACGCGCGCTCGGCCGCCGCGCTGGGCCGGGGCGAGGGCGACTTCTACCACGCGGCCGTGTTCGGGGGCAGCGTGGCGGCTCTGCGGCAGCTGACAGCCTACTGCGTGCGGGCCCTGGAGGTGCGCTGGCACGACGAGAGCCACCTCAACAAGTTCTTCTGGCTGCACAAGCCCGCCAAGCTGCTGTCACCCGAGTTCTGCTGGAGCCCCGACATCAGCCGCCGGGCCGAGATCCGCCGACCCCAACTGATCTGA
- the PHC2 gene encoding polyhomeotic-like protein 2 isoform X4 produces MTSGNGNSASSITGTAPQNGENKPPQAIVKPQILTHVIEGFVIQEGAEPFPVGRSSLLVGNLKKKYAQGFLPEKLPQQDHTTTTDSEMEEPYLQESKEEGTPLKLKCELCGRVDFAYKFKRSKRFCSMACAKRYNVGCTKRVGLFHSDRSKLQKAGATTHNRRRASKASLPTLSKDTKKQPTGTVPLSVTAALQLTHSQEDSSRCSDNSSYEEPLSPISASSSTSRRRQGQRDLELPDMHMRDLVGMGHHFLPSEPTKWNVEDVYEFIRSLPGCQEIAEEFRAQEIDGQALLLLKEDHLMSAMNIKLGPALKIYARISMLKDS; encoded by the exons ATGACCTCAGGGAACGGAAACTCTGCCTCCAGCATCACCGGCACTGCCCCCCAGAATGGTGAGAATAAACCACCACAGGCCATTGTGAAACCCCAAATCCTGACGCATGTTATCGAAGGGTTTGTGATCCAGGAGGGGGCGGAGCCTTTCCCG GTGGGACGCTCATCCCTGCTGGTGGGGAATCTCAAGAAGAAGTATGCACAGGGGTTCTTGCCTGAGAAACTTCCGCAGCAGGACCATACCACCACCACTGACTCAGAGATGGAGGAGCCCTATCTGCAAG AATCCAAAGAGGAGGGTACTCCCCTTAAACTCAAGTGTGAGCTCTGTGGCCGGGTGGACTTTGCCTACAAGTTCAAGCGTTCCAAGCGCTTCTGCTCCATGGCTTGTGCAAAAAG GTACAATGTGGGATGCACCAAACGAGTGGGCCTTTTCCACTCGGACCGGAGCAAGCTGCAGAAGGCGGGAGCCACAACCCACAACCGCCGTCGGGCCAGCAAAGCCAGTCTCCCAACACTTAGCAAGGATACCAAGAAGCAG CCAACAGGCACTGTACCCCTTTCAGTTACTGCTGCATTGCAGCTAACACACAGCCAGGAAGACTCCAGCCGTTGCTCCGATAACTCAAGCTACGAGGAACCCTTATCACCCATCTCAGCCAGCTCATCCACCTCCCGCCGGCGACAAGGCCAGCGGGACCTGGAGCTCCCTGACATGCACATGCGGGACCTGGTGGGCATGGGACACCACTTCCTGCCAAGCGAGCCCACCAAATGGAATGTGGAAGATGTCTACGAATTCATCCGCTCTCTGCCAG GCTGCCAGGAGATAGCAGAGGAATTCCGTGCCCAGGAAATCGACGGGCAAGCTCTGCTGCTGCTCAAGGAGGACCACCTCATGAGTGCCATGAACATCAAGCTGGGGCCCGCCCTCAAGATCTACGCGCGCATCAGCATGCTCAAGGACTCCTAG